One segment of Candidatus Methylomirabilota bacterium DNA contains the following:
- a CDS encoding glucose-6-phosphate dehydrogenase assembly protein OpcA: SLAGIERQLTRPWQPADAQPDERSGRALMGNLVVVCRHDREEAEIAEDLVAIVSQYPSRVLVLVADAGNEAPEIKASVRIYGRQRGASRQVSGECVTIRAGGPAIPRLPSVVRAILQGDLPSALWWATPEAPPLAGELFVQLADLVDQVIYDSFAWTDPLRQLILTATRVGEDSRKVMSDLAWRRPKLWRRIIAQSLDPLRAPGALETMSEVHIEHGPHALTQAWLLTGWLAFRLGWLPRGGKVLPGPEVSWSFQSAQGTPRVEIRRRPEGEPDLQSIRIVTRVNARPVTFQFASPTPGRVSVFADGLSDQTLWLTGPVYTRGQLVARQLPDLARDRLFQSSVALARTMAETVL, encoded by the coding sequence AGCCTGGCCGGCATCGAGCGCCAGCTCACCCGTCCCTGGCAGCCGGCCGACGCTCAGCCCGACGAGCGGTCGGGGCGGGCGCTCATGGGCAATCTCGTGGTCGTTTGCCGGCACGACCGCGAGGAGGCCGAGATCGCGGAGGATCTCGTCGCCATCGTCTCGCAGTATCCGTCGCGCGTGCTCGTGCTCGTCGCCGACGCCGGGAACGAGGCCCCCGAGATCAAGGCCTCGGTCAGGATCTACGGCCGCCAGCGGGGAGCCTCCCGGCAGGTCTCGGGCGAGTGCGTCACCATCCGCGCGGGGGGCCCGGCCATTCCGCGGCTGCCCTCGGTGGTGCGCGCAATCTTACAAGGGGACCTGCCGAGCGCGCTCTGGTGGGCCACGCCCGAGGCGCCACCGCTCGCCGGCGAGCTGTTCGTGCAGCTCGCCGACCTGGTCGACCAGGTGATCTACGACAGCTTCGCCTGGACCGATCCGCTCCGGCAGCTCATCCTGACCGCCACCCGGGTGGGCGAGGACAGCCGCAAGGTAATGTCCGACCTCGCCTGGCGGCGCCCCAAGCTCTGGCGCCGCATCATCGCGCAGTCGCTCGATCCCCTGCGGGCGCCGGGCGCGCTCGAGACCATGAGCGAAGTCCACATCGAGCACGGGCCGCACGCGCTCACGCAGGCCTGGCTGCTCACGGGGTGGCTGGCCTTCCGCCTGGGGTGGCTCCCGCGCGGCGGCAAGGTGCTGCCGGGCCCGGAGGTGTCGTGGTCGTTCCAGTCCGCGCAGGGCACGCCGCGGGTCGAGATTCGACGCCGGCCCGAGGGCGAGCCGGATCTCCAGTCGATCCGGATCGTCACGCGGGTGAATGCGCGGCCGGTCACGTTCCAGTTCGCGTCGCCGACTCCCGGCCGGGTCAGCGTGTTCGCCGACGGGCTCTCCGATCAGACGCTCTGGCTGACCGGCCCCGTCTATACCCGCGGCCAGCTCGTGGCCCGCCAGCTGCCCGATCTCGCGCGCGACCGCCTCTTCCAGTCGAGCGTCGCGCTGGCGCGCACGATGGCCGAAACCGTCCTGTGA